In the genome of Halapricum salinum, one region contains:
- a CDS encoding DUF192 domain-containing protein → MNRRTYLAAAGAAAAALAGCSTNDSGPTSSRTPTRGDEATHSRTLTVGETTPIHADYETTTVRAVSAAGESLGSVTAAIADTRSLRGTGLSDTERLPPDRGMLFVYGTVSDHVYVMRRMDFGIDIVYADSDRRITAIYHAPEPGPGEDGNDQRYPGRGQYVLEVPYEWTTEHGVSEGDSLEFALPA, encoded by the coding sequence ATGAACCGGCGGACGTACCTGGCCGCGGCGGGCGCAGCGGCTGCGGCGCTCGCTGGCTGCAGTACCAACGATAGCGGGCCGACATCGTCTCGAACGCCGACCCGCGGCGACGAAGCCACGCACTCGCGAACGTTGACGGTGGGCGAGACCACGCCCATCCACGCCGACTACGAGACGACGACCGTCCGGGCCGTCTCGGCGGCCGGGGAGTCACTCGGGTCAGTGACGGCCGCCATCGCAGACACGCGATCGCTTCGCGGCACCGGGCTGAGCGACACCGAGCGGCTCCCGCCGGATCGCGGCATGCTGTTCGTCTACGGGACTGTCAGTGATCACGTCTACGTCATGCGCCGGATGGACTTCGGGATCGACATCGTCTACGCCGACAGCGACCGCCGGATCACCGCGATTTACCACGCCCCAGAGCCGGGCCCCGGAGAGGACGGCAACGACCAGCGCTATCCCGGCCGCGGCCAGTACGTTCTCGAAGTACCCTACGAGTGGACGACAGAACACGGGGTCAGCGAGGGCGATTCGCTGGAATTCGCACTCCCGGCGTAG
- a CDS encoding transcription initiation factor IIB, protein MSETTRTRARNVEEETDEQNDLSCPECSGRLITDDARGETVCDDCGLVVDADEIDRGPEWRAFDSKEKDEKSRVGAPTTNMMHDKGLSTNIDWRDKDAYGNSLSSNQREKMQRLRKWNERFRTRDSKERNLKQALGEIDRMASALGLPENVRETASVIYRRALDEDLLPGRSIEGVSTSAVYAAARQAGVPRSLDEITEVSRVEKDEIARTYRYVVRELGLEVKPADPESYVPRFASDLELSEEAEHRARELLTNAKEKGVHSGKSPVGLAAAAVYAASLLTNEKTTQAAVSEVADISEVTIRNRYHELLEAEQGIAMA, encoded by the coding sequence ATGAGCGAAACAACACGAACCCGAGCACGAAACGTAGAAGAGGAGACAGACGAACAGAACGACCTCAGCTGTCCGGAGTGCAGCGGCCGGCTGATCACCGACGACGCGCGCGGCGAGACGGTCTGTGACGACTGCGGACTGGTCGTCGACGCCGACGAGATCGACCGCGGCCCCGAATGGCGTGCGTTCGATTCGAAGGAGAAAGACGAGAAAAGCCGCGTCGGTGCACCCACCACGAACATGATGCACGACAAGGGACTCAGTACGAACATCGACTGGCGTGACAAGGACGCCTACGGCAACTCCCTGTCGTCGAACCAGCGCGAGAAGATGCAGCGCCTGCGCAAGTGGAACGAGCGTTTCCGCACGCGCGACAGCAAAGAGCGCAACCTCAAGCAGGCACTGGGGGAGATCGACCGCATGGCCTCGGCGCTCGGGCTGCCCGAGAACGTCCGCGAGACGGCCTCGGTCATCTACCGTCGCGCGCTCGACGAGGACCTCTTGCCGGGTCGCTCGATCGAGGGCGTCTCGACTTCCGCCGTCTATGCCGCCGCGCGCCAGGCCGGCGTTCCCCGGTCGCTGGACGAGATTACCGAGGTCTCCCGCGTCGAAAAAGACGAGATCGCCCGCACCTACCGCTACGTCGTCCGCGAACTCGGGCTGGAAGTCAAGCCGGCCGATCCCGAGAGCTACGTCCCGCGCTTCGCGAGTGATCTCGAACTGAGCGAGGAGGCCGAGCACCGCGCTCGCGAACTGCTGACCAACGCCAAAGAGAAGGGCGTCCACTCGGGGAAATCCCCGGTCGGTCTCGCAGCCGCGGCGGTCTACGCCGCCTCGCTGCTCACCAACGAGAAGACCACGCAGGCCGCCGTCTCGGAGGTCGCCGACATCTCCGAGGTCACCATCCGCAATCGCTATCACGAACTGCTCGAAGCCGAGCAGGGCATCGCGATGGCCTGA
- a CDS encoding DHH family phosphoesterase, translating into MSVRAAGSVVVQIDAIGGFVGEQPLVVAAALLAVALLAGVGVWGLSRLRRSAGERFQRLLGAHDAVTVLMHPNPDPDAMASAMAASALAEDAGVTTTIQYPGQIRHQENRAFQTVLDQNFEQIETAGDLADGAVVLVDHNEARGFPGADGIDPIAVVDHHPGEGEGESFTDVRDDYGACATIFSEYFDDLGWEPSHDERKLTPILATGMLYGIQSDTNHLTNGCSRAEFQAAAYLYGGIDEDVLDRVANPEVDAEVLEVKARAITNREVRNPFAVSDVGEVGNVDAIPQAADELLRLEGVTAIVVTGTCDGTIHLSGRSRDDRVHMGKALKAATEGIPMAEAGGHARMGGGQLSVDHMEGIGPGDGVSFEEFTERLFEAMTGELQ; encoded by the coding sequence ATGTCAGTTCGGGCCGCCGGTAGCGTCGTCGTTCAGATCGACGCTATCGGGGGATTCGTCGGCGAGCAGCCCCTTGTCGTCGCGGCCGCCCTCCTCGCAGTCGCCCTCCTGGCTGGCGTGGGCGTGTGGGGACTCAGTCGACTGCGCCGGTCGGCCGGCGAGCGCTTCCAGCGGCTACTGGGTGCCCACGACGCGGTCACGGTGTTGATGCACCCGAATCCGGACCCCGACGCGATGGCCTCGGCGATGGCCGCCTCGGCGCTGGCCGAAGACGCCGGCGTGACGACGACCATCCAGTATCCGGGGCAGATCCGCCACCAGGAGAACCGCGCGTTTCAAACTGTGCTCGACCAGAACTTCGAACAGATCGAGACCGCGGGCGACCTCGCCGATGGGGCAGTCGTCCTGGTCGATCACAACGAGGCCAGAGGATTCCCCGGCGCCGACGGGATCGATCCGATCGCCGTCGTCGATCACCACCCGGGCGAGGGAGAAGGCGAGTCGTTCACCGACGTCCGCGACGACTACGGCGCGTGTGCGACGATTTTCAGCGAGTACTTCGACGACCTCGGCTGGGAGCCCAGCCACGACGAGCGGAAGCTGACGCCGATCCTGGCGACGGGGATGCTCTACGGAATCCAGTCGGACACCAACCACCTGACGAACGGGTGCTCGCGCGCGGAGTTTCAGGCCGCGGCGTACCTCTACGGCGGGATCGACGAGGACGTCCTCGACCGGGTCGCAAACCCCGAGGTCGACGCCGAAGTCCTGGAAGTCAAAGCCCGGGCGATCACCAACCGCGAGGTACGCAATCCCTTCGCCGTCAGCGACGTCGGTGAGGTCGGCAACGTCGACGCGATCCCGCAGGCTGCCGACGAACTGCTCCGTCTGGAGGGAGTGACGGCGATCGTCGTCACCGGTACCTGCGACGGGACGATCCATCTCTCGGGCCGGTCGCGTGACGACCGGGTCCACATGGGCAAGGCGCTGAAGGCCGCGACCGAGGGAATTCCGATGGCCGAAGCGGGCGGTCACGCCCGGATGGGTGGCGGTCAGCTCTCGGTGGATCACATGGAGGGGATCGGGCCCGGCGACGGCGTCTCCTTCGAGGAGTTCACCGAGCGGCTGTTCGAGGCGATGACCGGCGAGTTGCAGTAA
- a CDS encoding aldo/keto reductase, producing MATYEGTWAYRDRFHEDFARTYFRPFGDFALSSIGVGTYLGDPTDEADEQYHEAIVTALESGVNVIDTAINYRCQRSERVVGAAIADSESQRDEVFVATKGGFLPFDGSQPDDPGRYLHEKFVDSGLVDRDDLAMGQHCIAPDYIDAMVDRSLDNLGLDSVDLYYVHNPETQLEVRSREAVYDQLEATFEVLERRANDGDLGAYGLATWEAFRVPEGDDSYLSLPEILTRAEQAAATVGNEESHFEAIQLPFNVYMADAFTTPSHDTDAGPKSVLEVAHEADLHVFTSASLMQGRLTSEMPDRVEAELSGETRAQRAINFARSAPGVTCALVGMGSSEHVDENVAAGTFEPLGAGAFDAIFE from the coding sequence ATGGCGACCTACGAGGGAACCTGGGCCTATCGCGACCGCTTTCACGAGGACTTCGCCCGCACCTACTTCCGACCGTTCGGCGACTTCGCGCTGTCGAGTATCGGCGTCGGCACCTATCTGGGCGACCCCACAGACGAAGCCGACGAGCAGTATCACGAGGCCATCGTGACGGCCCTCGAATCGGGCGTGAACGTCATCGACACGGCGATCAACTACCGCTGTCAGCGCAGCGAGCGCGTCGTCGGCGCGGCCATCGCGGACAGCGAGAGTCAGCGCGACGAGGTGTTCGTCGCGACCAAGGGCGGGTTTCTGCCCTTCGACGGCTCACAGCCCGACGATCCCGGGCGCTACCTCCACGAGAAGTTCGTCGACTCCGGGCTCGTCGACCGTGACGACCTCGCGATGGGCCAGCACTGCATCGCGCCCGACTACATCGACGCGATGGTCGACCGCTCGCTGGACAACCTCGGCCTCGACAGCGTGGATCTGTACTACGTCCACAACCCCGAGACACAGTTGGAGGTGCGCTCTCGTGAAGCGGTCTACGACCAGCTCGAAGCCACCTTCGAGGTGCTCGAACGCCGCGCGAACGACGGCGATCTGGGGGCCTACGGCCTGGCGACGTGGGAGGCGTTTCGAGTTCCCGAGGGCGACGATAGTTATCTCTCGCTGCCCGAAATTCTCACGCGAGCCGAGCAGGCGGCCGCGACGGTCGGCAACGAGGAGTCACACTTCGAAGCGATCCAGTTGCCGTTCAACGTCTACATGGCCGACGCGTTCACGACCCCATCCCACGACACCGACGCGGGGCCGAAGAGTGTCCTCGAAGTCGCCCACGAGGCCGACCTGCACGTCTTCACCTCGGCGAGTCTCATGCAGGGCAGACTCACCAGTGAAATGCCGGATCGTGTCGAGGCCGAGTTATCGGGCGAGACCCGCGCCCAGCGCGCGATCAACTTCGCCCGGAGCGCGCCGGGCGTGACCTGCGCGCTCGTGGGGATGGGATCGTCCGAACACGTCGACGAGAACGTCGCTGCCGGGACATTCGAGCCACTCGGGGCGGGTGCGTTCGACGCTATTTTCGAGTAA
- a CDS encoding MFS transporter: MSRRRLFGSLCTLVFLVNLARVVFAPLVEPLQSAFGTSNATIGLTVTLAWVGSALPRIPTGYLLTRVPRHYVVGATGLVLTAASVFIAAADSVALVMVGALAMGLASGAYFIAANPLVSELFPERVGSALGIHGMSSQIGAAVASLLVSAALVVGDWRTTFHAIGAAALLSTGVFVLVTRRSTLPEAGGEDRDLLAAVRHQWRIVLAGVLIISASGFVWQGVFNFLDSYLRTRGFSGGDARLLLTGVFAAGIPAFAVTGWLADRVAIVPLLLSILAGFSLCVLALTLPFGTGWVVGVCLVLGYVVHSLFPAMDTYLLGSLPDRHRASAYAVYSGTMMLIQATGSWSVGLLTDSGLSFTLVYRGFAAGLAVVLVGLVAAHLAGRLPAGARA, encoded by the coding sequence GTGTCTCGTCGCCGACTGTTCGGGTCGCTGTGTACGCTGGTGTTCCTGGTCAATCTCGCCCGGGTCGTCTTCGCGCCGCTGGTCGAGCCGCTGCAGAGCGCGTTCGGCACCTCCAACGCGACCATCGGACTGACGGTGACGCTGGCGTGGGTCGGCAGCGCCCTCCCGCGGATCCCGACGGGCTATCTGCTGACCCGAGTCCCTCGCCACTACGTCGTCGGCGCGACCGGCCTCGTCCTGACGGCGGCCTCGGTGTTCATCGCCGCGGCCGACAGCGTCGCGCTGGTGATGGTCGGCGCGCTCGCGATGGGGCTGGCCAGCGGCGCGTACTTCATCGCCGCCAACCCGCTGGTGAGCGAACTCTTTCCCGAGCGCGTCGGGAGTGCGCTCGGGATCCACGGCATGTCCAGTCAGATCGGCGCGGCCGTGGCCTCACTGCTGGTCTCGGCCGCCCTGGTGGTCGGCGACTGGCGAACCACCTTCCACGCCATCGGGGCCGCTGCGCTGCTCTCGACTGGGGTGTTCGTCCTCGTCACCCGCCGGAGCACGCTCCCCGAGGCCGGCGGCGAGGACCGTGATCTACTGGCGGCCGTCCGCCACCAGTGGCGGATCGTCCTCGCAGGCGTGCTCATCATCAGCGCCAGCGGCTTCGTCTGGCAGGGCGTGTTCAACTTCCTCGATAGCTACCTCCGGACCCGCGGCTTTTCCGGCGGGGACGCCCGACTCCTGCTGACTGGCGTGTTCGCCGCCGGGATCCCCGCGTTCGCGGTCACGGGCTGGCTCGCAGATCGGGTGGCGATCGTCCCTCTCTTGCTGTCGATCCTGGCTGGCTTCTCGCTGTGCGTGCTCGCGCTGACGCTCCCGTTCGGGACGGGATGGGTTGTGGGCGTCTGTCTGGTGCTGGGCTACGTGGTTCACAGCCTGTTCCCGGCGATGGACACCTACCTGCTCGGGTCGCTGCCCGACCGCCACCGCGCCAGCGCCTACGCCGTCTACAGCGGGACGATGATGCTCATCCAGGCGACCGGAAGCTGGTCGGTGGGACTGCTCACCGATTCGGGCCTCAGTTTTACGCTGGTCTATCGCGGCTTCGCCGCCGGGCTGGCGGTCGTCCTCGTCGGGCTAGTCGCTGCGCATCTGGCCGGGCGGTTGCCCGCTGGCGCGCGGGCGTGA
- a CDS encoding HVO_0758 family zinc finger protein, producing the protein MESVRKGLRSGDLEKDTYERLSCVECGEVLKSQNDPDEIGTVRLCPECGREWKEVG; encoded by the coding sequence ATGGAATCTGTCAGGAAGGGGCTGCGCTCGGGCGACCTCGAGAAAGACACCTACGAGCGACTCTCCTGTGTCGAGTGCGGCGAGGTCCTGAAGTCCCAGAACGACCCCGACGAGATCGGCACTGTTCGGCTGTGTCCGGAGTGTGGTCGCGAGTGGAAAGAGGTTGGCTAG
- a CDS encoding glycosyltransferase family protein, whose product MEYVQERITTLHDFGGAAPDAPTDRATVVVPMTERDHASLAAERVFATLESVAPAQVLVALRADPEQVREVRAWLDGFDLPIEVLWCDAPPLVEKLAAAGLEGKRGKGRDVWLALGVAASDTEFVVVHDADASSYAETHVPRLLFPLDHGFTFSKGYYARVENGRLYGRLNRLLYVPLLRALDEAHDDPIVDYLSAFRYSLAGEFAMTSDLVRKVRVPRSWGLEVGTLGAAFRLAGFEGTAQVDLGQHEHDHRSVSGPEGLSDMSRSVVRALCWVLEESGVDPDFETLPDRYREWAERLIEQYAADAAFNELEYDRASEHDQVEAYAATITPPSADTRLPAWAEAPISPETVRECSREGLAEHARR is encoded by the coding sequence ATGGAGTACGTCCAGGAGCGGATCACCACGCTCCACGACTTCGGCGGGGCCGCCCCCGACGCCCCGACCGACCGGGCGACGGTCGTCGTCCCGATGACCGAGCGCGACCACGCGAGTCTCGCGGCCGAGCGAGTCTTTGCCACCCTCGAATCGGTCGCTCCCGCACAGGTGCTCGTGGCGCTACGGGCCGACCCCGAGCAAGTCCGAGAGGTCCGGGCGTGGCTCGACGGCTTCGACCTGCCGATCGAGGTCCTGTGGTGTGACGCGCCGCCGCTGGTCGAGAAACTCGCTGCGGCCGGCCTCGAGGGGAAACGTGGCAAAGGCCGAGACGTCTGGCTGGCGCTGGGCGTGGCCGCCAGCGACACGGAGTTCGTCGTCGTCCACGACGCCGACGCCAGCAGCTACGCCGAAACGCACGTCCCGCGGCTGCTCTTTCCACTCGACCACGGTTTCACGTTCTCGAAGGGGTACTACGCTCGCGTCGAGAACGGGCGGCTGTACGGGCGGCTGAACCGCCTGCTGTACGTCCCGCTGCTCCGCGCGCTGGACGAGGCCCACGACGATCCGATCGTGGACTATCTGAGTGCGTTCCGGTACTCCCTCGCTGGCGAGTTCGCGATGACCAGCGACCTCGTGCGGAAGGTCCGGGTCCCGCGGTCGTGGGGGCTCGAAGTTGGAACGCTCGGCGCGGCCTTCCGGCTGGCGGGCTTCGAGGGAACCGCGCAAGTCGACCTGGGCCAGCACGAACACGACCATCGCTCGGTCAGCGGTCCCGAGGGGTTGAGCGACATGAGTCGGTCGGTCGTCCGGGCGCTGTGCTGGGTGCTCGAGGAGTCGGGGGTCGACCCGGACTTCGAGACGCTGCCGGATCGCTACCGGGAGTGGGCCGAGCGACTGATCGAGCAGTACGCCGCCGACGCCGCGTTCAACGAGCTGGAGTACGACCGTGCCAGCGAGCACGACCAGGTCGAGGCCTACGCCGCGACGATCACTCCTCCCAGCGCGGACACTCGGCTGCCGGCGTGGGCCGAGGCACCGATCTCGCCCGAGACAGTCAGAGAGTGCTCACGCGAAGGATTAGCCGAGCACGCGCGGCGCTGA
- a CDS encoding carbohydrate kinase family protein, whose translation MTRIVCAGHVNWDVTLQVDRLPEADGEARITGQRQAGGGSASNAAAVLAGLDVETTLIGSVGVDEHGHLVRREMDALGVETALVEVAEGETTVKYLVVDRGGEVMVLGNEGANEHYSVDDVDVAAIRGADHLHLTNQRPATALELAETAVEAGVSVSFDPGRRIADRAYDPVVELTDCLFVNDREADLVESEGLLDGVRTVVVKHGADGAEVREGATTVSHLGFPVEPVDTTGAGDAFAAGFLAAREDRTTAQALAVANACGALAARTLGARLYLSWDDVEAMLSVDQE comes from the coding sequence GTGACCCGGATCGTCTGTGCCGGCCACGTCAACTGGGACGTCACGTTGCAGGTCGACCGCCTGCCCGAGGCCGACGGCGAGGCCCGGATCACGGGCCAGCGCCAGGCCGGCGGCGGCAGCGCCTCGAACGCCGCGGCCGTGCTGGCAGGGCTCGACGTCGAGACGACGCTGATCGGCAGTGTCGGCGTCGACGAGCACGGCCACCTCGTCCGCCGGGAGATGGACGCCCTCGGCGTCGAGACAGCCCTCGTCGAGGTGGCCGAAGGCGAGACGACAGTAAAATACCTCGTCGTCGACCGGGGCGGCGAGGTGATGGTGCTGGGAAACGAGGGCGCGAACGAACACTACTCCGTGGACGACGTCGACGTCGCGGCGATCCGCGGGGCCGATCATCTCCACCTCACGAATCAGCGGCCGGCCACGGCGCTGGAACTGGCCGAGACAGCGGTCGAAGCCGGCGTGTCGGTGAGTTTCGATCCCGGGCGACGGATCGCAGATCGTGCCTACGATCCCGTCGTCGAACTGACCGACTGTCTCTTCGTGAACGACCGCGAGGCCGACCTTGTCGAGAGCGAGGGACTCCTCGATGGCGTCCGGACGGTCGTGGTCAAACACGGAGCCGACGGTGCGGAGGTCCGCGAAGGCGCCACGACCGTCTCTCACCTCGGTTTTCCGGTCGAGCCGGTCGACACCACGGGTGCGGGCGACGCCTTCGCTGCCGGGTTTCTGGCCGCTCGGGAGGACCGCACGACAGCGCAGGCACTGGCGGTCGCCAACGCCTGCGGCGCGCTTGCGGCCCGGACACTGGGCGCGCGGCTGTACCTCTCCTGGGACGACGTCGAGGCGATGCTTTCGGTCGACCAGGAGTGA
- the yjjX gene encoding inosine/xanthosine triphosphatase, which produces MEVAVGSTNPVKERAVERALAGRAASVQALAVESGVAEQPRGRAETIAGADNRARRALATVEADLGVGIEGGVATVEAVDGHFLIMWASVTDGERLERGGGPSIRLPESIADRIRAGEELGPVLDDVLDTSGVATEQGAAGVLTDRIVDRESSLVHAVAGALGPFLTEQY; this is translated from the coding sequence ATGGAGGTCGCAGTCGGGAGCACGAATCCGGTGAAGGAGCGGGCAGTCGAGCGCGCGCTCGCCGGCAGGGCAGCGAGCGTGCAGGCTCTCGCCGTCGAGTCGGGCGTCGCCGAGCAACCCCGGGGTCGGGCGGAGACGATCGCGGGCGCGGACAACCGGGCGCGGCGTGCGCTGGCGACGGTCGAGGCCGACCTGGGCGTCGGCATCGAAGGCGGCGTCGCGACCGTCGAGGCGGTGGACGGGCACTTCCTGATCATGTGGGCGAGCGTCACCGACGGAGAACGACTCGAACGCGGTGGCGGTCCCTCCATCAGACTCCCCGAGTCGATCGCCGACCGAATCCGCGCGGGCGAGGAACTCGGCCCCGTACTCGACGACGTGCTCGACACCAGCGGTGTTGCGACCGAGCAGGGCGCAGCCGGCGTGCTGACTGATCGAATCGTCGATCGGGAGTCGTCGCTGGTCCACGCTGTGGCGGGTGCGCTCGGTCCGTTTCTCACCGAACAGTACTAG
- a CDS encoding flippase-like domain-containing protein — translation MTRAVEVSVVLPAYNEEDTIERTVDITLETLATFLPAGSFEVIVAEDGCDDRTPEIASRMAEADDRVRHVHSDERLGRGGALEYAFHQARGETLVYFDTDLATDMRHLEELVESVRTEGYDVATGSRLLPGEAADRPAKRDIPSKGFNTLVRLFLRSDLQDHQCGFKAFDRDALLSLLDDVEDDHWFWDTEVLVRAQRAGYDVREFPVEWAPKGDSKVDLVRDVFGMGSQIVRTWWQVAVSPRIDRRVSIAAGTLLVFVALLLMTTYLDPGEVWGYMQDADLALVALAAVVYVTSWPLRGLRYRDILSKLGYRSDPAFLTGAIFISQTGNLVFPARLGDAVRAYVVKARRSVPYPSGFASLAIERVFDLLTIAFLAGAVVVGMAITMSPAEIQSAIGGAELAGGQEAAGQTAMLVAAGVGVAAGQTAMLVAAGVGVAAVLATVVIVLSARSERNYVRATVSRLSSDAYADYVAGVIERFTGDVQTVASDRRAFALVGATSLLIWTIDVLTAVVVLAAFGVELTPFLLGVAFFAVSVGNLAKVLPLTPAGLGLYEGAFAIIVVGLTPLGGALAISVAIVDHAVKNLVTLAGGLVSMAWLNVSLTTAVEESRDASEVEAAAGQD, via the coding sequence ATGACCCGTGCGGTCGAGGTGAGCGTCGTCCTCCCGGCGTACAACGAGGAGGACACCATCGAGCGAACTGTCGATATCACGCTCGAGACGCTCGCCACCTTTCTCCCCGCAGGCTCGTTCGAGGTGATCGTCGCCGAGGACGGCTGTGACGACCGCACACCCGAGATCGCGAGCCGGATGGCCGAGGCGGACGACCGCGTCCGCCACGTCCACAGCGACGAGCGCCTCGGCCGCGGCGGCGCGCTCGAATACGCCTTCCACCAGGCCCGCGGCGAGACGCTGGTCTACTTCGACACGGATCTCGCCACCGATATGCGACATCTCGAAGAACTCGTCGAGAGCGTCCGCACCGAGGGGTACGACGTCGCGACGGGGTCGCGCCTGCTCCCCGGCGAGGCCGCCGATCGGCCGGCCAAACGCGACATCCCGAGCAAGGGGTTCAACACGCTCGTCCGACTCTTCCTGCGCTCGGACCTCCAGGATCACCAGTGTGGCTTCAAGGCCTTCGACCGCGACGCGCTACTCTCCCTCCTCGACGATGTCGAGGACGACCACTGGTTCTGGGACACCGAGGTGCTCGTGCGCGCCCAGCGGGCGGGCTACGACGTCAGGGAGTTCCCCGTCGAGTGGGCGCCCAAGGGCGACTCGAAAGTCGATCTCGTCCGGGACGTCTTCGGGATGGGCAGCCAGATCGTCCGCACCTGGTGGCAGGTGGCGGTCAGCCCGCGGATCGACCGCCGGGTGAGCATCGCCGCCGGCACCCTGCTGGTGTTCGTCGCCCTCCTGCTCATGACGACCTACCTCGATCCGGGCGAGGTCTGGGGCTACATGCAGGACGCGGATCTCGCGCTGGTCGCGCTCGCCGCAGTCGTCTACGTCACCTCCTGGCCGCTTCGCGGACTTCGCTACCGGGACATCCTCTCGAAACTCGGGTATCGCTCCGACCCTGCGTTCCTGACGGGTGCGATATTCATCAGTCAGACCGGCAACCTCGTCTTCCCGGCACGGCTCGGCGACGCCGTTCGCGCGTACGTGGTGAAAGCACGTCGGTCAGTCCCCTATCCATCGGGCTTCGCGTCGCTGGCGATCGAACGCGTCTTCGATCTGCTGACGATCGCGTTTCTCGCGGGCGCTGTCGTCGTCGGCATGGCAATCACGATGTCACCGGCGGAGATTCAGTCGGCGATCGGTGGTGCGGAACTGGCTGGCGGCCAGGAAGCCGCCGGGCAGACGGCGATGCTGGTCGCGGCGGGCGTCGGCGTCGCCGCCGGGCAGACGGCGATGCTGGTCGCGGCGGGCGTCGGCGTCGCCGCCGTGCTCGCGACGGTCGTGATCGTCCTCAGCGCGCGTAGCGAGCGCAACTACGTCCGGGCGACCGTCTCCCGGCTGAGTTCGGACGCCTACGCCGACTACGTGGCGGGCGTGATCGAACGCTTCACCGGCGACGTGCAGACGGTGGCCAGCGACCGCCGGGCGTTCGCGCTGGTCGGGGCGACGAGCCTGCTGATCTGGACTATCGACGTCCTCACTGCGGTCGTCGTGCTCGCCGCCTTCGGCGTCGAACTCACGCCGTTCCTGCTCGGTGTGGCCTTCTTCGCGGTCAGCGTCGGCAACCTCGCGAAGGTGCTGCCGCTCACGCCTGCAGGTCTCGGGCTGTACGAGGGCGCGTTCGCGATCATCGTCGTCGGGCTGACGCCGCTCGGTGGCGCGCTGGCGATCAGCGTCGCCATCGTCGACCACGCCGTCAAGAACCTCGTGACGCTGGCCGGCGGCCTCGTTTCGATGGCCTGGCTCAACGTTTCGCTCACTACTGCGGTAGAAGAGAGCCGCGACGCCAGTGAGGTCGAGGCCGCCGCCGGGCAGGACTAG
- a CDS encoding ribose 1,5-bisphosphate isomerase yields MADVHPTVEAVAADIAAMETRGAAPIADAAADALRAQARESDAETPAAFRAELRAAARHLLDTRPTAVSLPNALRYVLRRVEGETVEALRQSTLAAADAFCSQLDRAQDDLGQVGANRLRDGDCIMTHCHSTDVLACVEAAREQGKELTAVVKETRPRNQGHITAERLRDLDVPVTLIVDSAARRYLNDVDHVMVGADAIAADGSVVNKIGTSGLAVNARDRGTPIVVAAQTIKLHPDTLTGHTVEIELRDESEVISQEQRGAIGEIAVDNPAFDVTPPRYLDAIVTEHGQFPPESIVTLMRELFGEGTTEPWAEPADRRSTGSDAGTDP; encoded by the coding sequence ATGGCAGACGTGCATCCGACGGTCGAGGCGGTCGCCGCCGACATCGCGGCGATGGAGACACGCGGCGCAGCACCCATCGCCGACGCGGCCGCCGACGCGCTCCGGGCCCAGGCCCGCGAGAGCGACGCCGAGACGCCCGCAGCGTTTCGGGCCGAACTCCGGGCCGCGGCTCGACACCTGCTGGATACGCGCCCGACGGCCGTCTCGCTGCCCAACGCCCTCCGGTACGTCCTCCGGCGGGTCGAGGGCGAGACCGTCGAGGCACTCCGGCAATCGACGCTCGCCGCCGCCGACGCCTTCTGCTCGCAACTCGATCGCGCGCAGGACGACCTCGGGCAGGTCGGGGCGAATCGACTGCGCGACGGCGACTGTATCATGACTCACTGCCACTCGACGGACGTCCTGGCGTGTGTCGAAGCCGCCCGCGAGCAGGGCAAAGAACTGACCGCCGTGGTCAAGGAGACCCGCCCTCGCAATCAGGGTCACATCACTGCCGAGCGCCTCCGGGACCTGGACGTGCCCGTGACGCTGATCGTCGACTCGGCGGCGCGTCGCTACCTCAACGACGTCGATCACGTCATGGTGGGCGCGGACGCTATCGCCGCCGACGGCAGCGTCGTCAACAAGATCGGGACGTCCGGGCTGGCGGTCAACGCCCGCGACCGCGGGACGCCGATCGTCGTCGCCGCTCAGACGATCAAACTCCACCCCGACACGCTCACGGGCCACACCGTCGAGATCGAGCTGCGCGACGAATCGGAGGTGATCAGTCAGGAACAGCGCGGGGCAATCGGCGAGATCGCCGTCGACAATCCCGCCTTCGACGTGACGCCGCCGCGCTATCTGGACGCGATCGTCACCGAGCACGGGCAGTTCCCGCCCGAGAGTATCGTCACGCTCATGCGCGAACTCTTCGGCGAGGGGACGACCGAGCCCTGGGCCGAACCAGCGGATCGACGGTCTACTGGATCCGATGCGGGGACCGATCCGTGA